A single Streptomyces sp. Edi2 DNA region contains:
- the glmU gene encoding bifunctional UDP-N-acetylglucosamine diphosphorylase/glucosamine-1-phosphate N-acetyltransferase GlmU → MSANRPAAVVVLAAGEGTRMKSATPKVLHALCGRSLVGHVVAASRELDPEHLVVVVGHAREQVQAHLAEVDPAARTAVQHEQKGTGHAVRTALEELSNGGVALDGTVIVVCGDTPLLTGETLRLLSDTHAADGNAVTVLSAEVPDSTGYGRIVREAGTGAVTAIVEHKDATAGQRAIREINSGVFAFDAQLLVDALGKVRTDNSQGEEYLTDVLGIVREAGHRVGAAVSADHREILGINNRVQLAQARRLLNDRLLERAMLAGVTVVDPASTWVDVSVTFEPDATVHPGTELRGATHLATGAEVGPHSRLTDTSVGAGAVASFTVAEGARIGEGASVGPYAYLRPGTDLGPKAKAGTYVEMKNASIGEGTKVPHLSYVGDATIGDFTNIGAASVFVNYDGEAKHHTTVGSHCKTGSDNMFVAPVTVGDGAYTAAGSVITKDVPPGSLAVARGQQRNIEGWVARKRPGSAAAQAASAARQDAQGER, encoded by the coding sequence GTGAGCGCCAACCGCCCGGCAGCCGTCGTCGTTCTCGCAGCGGGTGAGGGCACCCGCATGAAGTCGGCGACCCCCAAGGTCCTGCACGCACTCTGCGGCCGCTCCCTCGTCGGACATGTCGTCGCCGCCTCCCGAGAGCTGGATCCCGAGCATCTCGTCGTGGTCGTCGGCCATGCCCGTGAGCAGGTGCAGGCGCATCTGGCCGAGGTCGACCCCGCCGCCCGCACCGCCGTGCAGCACGAGCAGAAGGGCACCGGCCACGCGGTCCGTACCGCCCTGGAAGAGCTGAGCAACGGCGGTGTCGCCCTCGACGGCACCGTCATCGTCGTCTGTGGCGACACCCCGCTGCTGACCGGCGAGACCCTGCGGCTGCTCAGCGACACGCACGCGGCGGACGGCAATGCCGTGACCGTCCTGTCCGCCGAGGTCCCGGACTCCACCGGCTACGGGCGCATCGTGCGCGAGGCGGGCACCGGCGCGGTGACCGCGATCGTCGAGCACAAGGACGCCACCGCGGGCCAGCGCGCGATCCGGGAGATCAACTCGGGCGTCTTCGCCTTTGACGCGCAGCTCCTGGTGGATGCGCTCGGCAAGGTCCGTACGGACAACAGTCAGGGCGAGGAGTACCTGACCGATGTGCTGGGGATCGTGCGGGAGGCCGGGCACCGCGTCGGTGCGGCGGTGTCCGCCGACCACCGGGAGATCCTGGGGATCAACAACCGCGTGCAGCTGGCACAGGCGCGGCGGCTGCTGAACGACCGGCTGCTGGAGCGGGCGATGCTGGCCGGTGTGACGGTGGTGGATCCGGCGTCGACGTGGGTGGATGTGTCGGTGACGTTCGAGCCGGACGCGACGGTCCACCCGGGTACGGAGCTGCGGGGTGCCACGCATCTCGCCACGGGCGCCGAGGTGGGTCCGCACTCCCGGCTGACGGACACGTCGGTGGGTGCGGGCGCGGTGGCGTCGTTCACGGTGGCCGAGGGTGCGCGGATCGGTGAGGGTGCGAGTGTCGGTCCTTACGCGTATCTGCGGCCGGGGACGGATCTGGGTCCGAAGGCGAAGGCCGGCACGTATGTGGAGATGAAGAACGCCTCGATCGGCGAGGGCACGAAGGTGCCGCATCTTTCGTATGTGGGAGATGCCACGATCGGTGACTTCACCAATATCGGTGCGGCGAGTGTCTTTGTGAACTACGACGGTGAGGCGAAACACCACACGACGGTCGGGTCGCATTGCAAGACGGGGTCGGACAACATGTTTGTGGCTCCGGTCACGGTCGGGGACGGCGCTTATACGGCGGCGGGCTCGGTCATCACCAAGGATGTGCCCCCGGGTTCGCTGGCGGTCGCGCGTGGCCAGCAGCGGAATATCGAGGGTTGGGTCGCGCGGAAGCGGCCCGGAAGCGCCGCCGCGCAGGCGGCTTCGGCTGCTCGCCAGGATGCCCAGGGCGAGCGGTGA
- a CDS encoding YwqJ-related putative deaminase: protein MSTTARHHNSAAGDPRTAAGDPRIGWSGTTDAHRAPALHHRRDGILPTIGAALSVRGQTLTCTASKAEQPPALHPLVQDFLDTLATAQRERFTGRCPEAVLLSRHLTAVEGNRGKRASRKPLTNGEARRSLKHSKITARHIREDGDPQHGSYAPPCRSCDALLAHFGVMPISGTTPTGS from the coding sequence ATGAGCACCACTGCACGCCACCACAACTCAGCCGCCGGCGATCCCCGCACCGCCGCCGGCGACCCACGCATCGGCTGGAGCGGCACCACCGACGCCCATCGCGCGCCCGCCCTCCACCACCGCCGCGACGGCATCCTCCCCACCATCGGCGCCGCCTTGTCCGTACGCGGACAAACCCTCACCTGCACCGCGAGCAAGGCCGAACAGCCCCCCGCCCTCCACCCGCTGGTGCAGGACTTCCTCGACACCCTCGCCACCGCACAGCGCGAACGTTTCACCGGACGCTGCCCCGAAGCCGTCCTGCTCTCCCGCCACCTCACGGCCGTCGAGGGCAACCGCGGCAAACGCGCCTCCCGCAAACCCCTCACCAACGGCGAAGCCCGCCGCTCCCTGAAACACTCCAAGATCACCGCACGCCACATCCGCGAGGACGGCGACCCCCAGCACGGCAGCTACGCCCCGCCCTGCCGCTCCTGCGACGCACTCCTCGCCCACTTCGGCGTCATGCCCATCAGCGGCACCACGCCCACAGGAAGCTGA
- a CDS encoding histidine kinase, which yields MTATGASEGVGARGAPVTGPWWWARRRSAALDVFLAVASAVECAVEGIDFAHEAQVPELLGIVLGLLAGPVLLVRRRWPVVVVLVSIAVMPAEMGGLLSVVGLYTLAASDVPRRITALLAGMTVTGTLVTTFLSLREDVAAQQDFHPPMWFVPLIALAVGLVLTAPPVLWGMYIAARRRLVESLRERADGLERELSLLADRAEERAEWARNEERTRIAREMHDVVAHRVSLMVVHAAALQAVALKDPEKASKNAALVGDMGRQALTELREMLGVLRTAEGAAGRGAAASGAPERLAAVASQAGAKATVQAQMSEASEDGAPASSAVAGDSGPGAAASPVSGTGDADSEGPCLTELADLVGQSRAAGMAVELMVDGTAEDGFAEDGSAGEGTSAVAGRRYAAGVERTVYRVVQEALTNVHKHAPGARARVRLAHRDGELAVQVENGPCEGGAADAGLPSGGNGLVGMRERVTALGGVFVSGPTEAGGFRVSAIVPAAHVAVPPQR from the coding sequence ATGACCGCGACGGGGGCAAGTGAAGGTGTGGGCGCGCGGGGTGCGCCGGTAACGGGGCCGTGGTGGTGGGCCCGGCGGCGGAGTGCGGCGCTGGATGTGTTTTTGGCGGTGGCTTCCGCAGTGGAGTGTGCGGTGGAGGGCATCGATTTCGCGCACGAGGCGCAGGTGCCCGAGCTGCTGGGGATCGTGCTCGGCCTGCTGGCGGGGCCGGTGCTGCTGGTGCGCCGGCGCTGGCCCGTGGTGGTGGTGCTGGTCTCGATCGCGGTGATGCCCGCGGAGATGGGCGGGCTGCTGAGCGTGGTGGGGCTGTACACGCTGGCCGCGTCGGATGTGCCGCGCCGGATCACGGCCCTGCTGGCGGGCATGACGGTGACGGGGACGTTGGTGACGACGTTCCTCAGCCTGCGCGAGGACGTCGCGGCGCAGCAGGACTTCCATCCGCCGATGTGGTTCGTGCCGTTGATAGCGCTGGCGGTGGGGCTGGTGCTGACGGCGCCGCCGGTGCTGTGGGGGATGTATATCGCGGCCCGGCGCCGGCTGGTGGAGAGCCTGCGGGAGCGGGCGGACGGTCTGGAGCGCGAGCTGTCGCTGCTGGCGGACCGGGCCGAGGAGCGGGCCGAGTGGGCCCGTAACGAGGAGCGGACCCGGATCGCGCGGGAGATGCACGACGTGGTCGCGCACCGGGTGAGTCTGATGGTGGTGCACGCGGCCGCGCTCCAGGCCGTGGCGCTGAAGGACCCGGAGAAGGCCTCGAAGAACGCGGCGCTGGTCGGCGACATGGGGCGCCAGGCGCTGACGGAGCTGCGGGAGATGCTGGGGGTGTTGCGTACGGCCGAGGGGGCGGCGGGGCGTGGCGCTGCGGCGTCGGGCGCGCCGGAGCGGCTGGCGGCGGTGGCGTCGCAGGCGGGGGCGAAGGCGACGGTGCAGGCGCAGATGTCCGAGGCGTCCGAGGACGGGGCGCCGGCGTCGTCCGCGGTGGCCGGTGACTCCGGTCCCGGGGCGGCGGCGTCGCCGGTGTCCGGCACGGGGGACGCGGATTCCGAGGGGCCGTGTCTGACGGAGCTGGCGGATCTGGTGGGCCAGTCCCGGGCGGCCGGGATGGCGGTCGAGCTGATGGTGGACGGGACTGCGGAAGACGGGTTTGCGGAGGACGGATCTGCGGGGGAGGGGACGTCTGCCGTGGCCGGGCGCCGGTATGCGGCGGGGGTGGAGCGGACCGTGTACCGCGTGGTGCAGGAAGCGCTCACGAATGTGCACAAGCATGCGCCGGGTGCGCGGGCGCGGGTGCGGCTGGCGCACCGGGACGGCGAGCTCGCCGTCCAGGTGGAGAACGGGCCCTGCGAGGGCGGCGCGGCCGATGCGGGGTTGCCGAGCGGCGGCAACGGCCTGGTGGGGATGCGGGAGCGGGTGACGGCACTCGGCGGCGTGTTCGTCTCGGGGCCGACGGAGGCGGGTGGGTTCCGGGTGTCAGCGATTGTTCCTGCCGCCCACGTTGCCGTGCCGCCACAGCGGTGA
- a CDS encoding SUKH-4 family immunity protein, with amino-acid sequence MVTFAQAQERAELWVNGDVPGPLHREVRVREFDLGFVAWAEDREGGPSTDGGRARMVIARDSGETTLWPGLPVGEVIRRYEEAYGAPADGGYGAPEVPPQRIDLEATSFLLTPPEWLQEVADTIGGQGRRGAGSTSGGSTGAGGTGAGGVGAAGTAGAAPAVSPAASSAAPPSAVPAPAAAPPASDAWAGVNVNGTDEGAAAHAGEEAAGAPGAAGAPTPWAGADTTGGAGGDDRSVELPATVFAPPLAGFGEEDDTPQVPRARPEAKTELLHGGSQLPRTQMAPAVDLPDGAGPGAGPDAGPGAGLEAGQARPAGGAGGVPVPPPMPAAPPAAAGLPDLPPPSGPPVADVPPPPGATVSGSGTPPAPPAAGGDAGVHAAATMLADGSSLPGNAAAGPPPPPGVPGPAGAGTFGGPAASGPGASGPGASRASGAPAGGYVPTRMVSQLDAAELDLSAVDGPGGTDGPGGASAAGGPEGSGAAGSGPGGTGSPAAGDTGGGGVHAAATMLADGASLQAGFASAGGPGAHGPGGGTGGPGVPPPAPPGPPGAPKPPGPPGAPKPPGPPGRPTASAGGRGAGSPDGPPPPAAPPAAGGAGGGGVHAAATMLADGASLQANLAGAGGPGAHGPGGGTGGPGMPPPAGPVAPPQAPPGQPAPPPPPQGQPGPPQGPPGAQQGPGAPAPGGSGAYGYPQAPSGQPTVGPGYMAVLSYRAPDGSEQKIVRRSAPGTPHPEWQLLHELRGMNVPPQQVLELHTELECCDLPGGYCARMIRDTWPQVRISHTAAYGRDHASRQQGVRHLVEHQGELHQVADGPARPAPVRVPLPHPSQVQPVPPVPPQAVGQELEQAFGPQGIFRFDQRAVSRHGVPEVVAQTLVCSGLPVDFGPFFWAQAQPHRPVPTLAELAAERMVQPASDAGSYLVMGNDFGRQLCVQYGTAHIVAVPMEAGPGGAPATPQFVNSGLPEFARCLAMLGRMWRLRYGLTPEQAGRWTVDFQAQLVALDPPALGSPENWWSVLLEQMWDGLL; translated from the coding sequence GTGGTGACGTTCGCGCAGGCGCAGGAGCGCGCCGAGCTGTGGGTGAACGGCGACGTCCCGGGGCCGCTGCACCGTGAGGTGCGGGTGCGGGAGTTCGATCTGGGCTTCGTGGCCTGGGCCGAGGACCGGGAGGGTGGTCCGTCGACGGACGGCGGCCGGGCCCGGATGGTGATCGCGCGGGACAGCGGGGAGACGACGCTGTGGCCGGGGCTGCCGGTGGGTGAGGTGATCCGGCGTTACGAGGAGGCGTACGGCGCTCCCGCGGACGGCGGGTACGGCGCGCCCGAGGTGCCGCCGCAGCGGATCGACCTGGAGGCCACGTCGTTTCTGCTGACGCCGCCGGAGTGGCTGCAGGAGGTGGCGGACACGATCGGCGGGCAGGGTCGGCGGGGGGCCGGGAGTACGAGTGGTGGGAGTACGGGTGCCGGGGGTACGGGTGCCGGGGGCGTGGGTGCCGCGGGAACTGCGGGTGCGGCGCCGGCGGTTTCCCCGGCGGCTTCGTCCGCGGCTCCTCCGTCCGCTGTGCCCGCACCCGCTGCCGCGCCGCCGGCCTCGGATGCCTGGGCGGGGGTGAACGTCAACGGCACCGACGAGGGTGCGGCCGCCCACGCTGGTGAGGAGGCGGCCGGGGCCCCTGGTGCTGCCGGTGCGCCGACGCCGTGGGCCGGGGCGGACACGACCGGCGGCGCGGGGGGCGACGACCGCTCGGTGGAGCTGCCCGCGACGGTCTTCGCGCCGCCGCTGGCCGGCTTCGGCGAGGAGGACGACACCCCGCAGGTGCCCCGCGCCCGGCCGGAGGCGAAGACCGAACTGCTGCACGGCGGCAGTCAGTTGCCGCGTACGCAGATGGCGCCCGCGGTGGACCTGCCGGACGGGGCCGGTCCCGGTGCGGGGCCCGATGCAGGCCCCGGTGCCGGTCTGGAAGCCGGTCAGGCGCGCCCGGCCGGCGGGGCGGGTGGCGTCCCCGTGCCGCCGCCGATGCCTGCCGCGCCGCCCGCCGCCGCGGGGCTGCCGGATCTGCCGCCGCCGTCCGGCCCGCCGGTCGCCGATGTACCGCCCCCGCCGGGTGCCACTGTGTCCGGCTCCGGGACGCCGCCTGCGCCGCCCGCGGCCGGTGGGGATGCCGGGGTACATGCCGCGGCGACGATGCTGGCCGATGGTTCGTCGCTGCCGGGTAACGCCGCCGCGGGCCCGCCGCCGCCTCCCGGTGTGCCGGGTCCCGCCGGTGCGGGCACGTTTGGCGGGCCCGCGGCGTCCGGCCCCGGCGCGTCCGGCCCCGGCGCGTCCCGTGCGTCCGGAGCCCCGGCCGGTGGCTACGTACCGACGCGTATGGTCTCGCAGCTGGACGCGGCGGAGCTGGATCTCAGTGCGGTGGACGGGCCGGGCGGGACGGACGGGCCGGGCGGGGCGAGTGCGGCCGGTGGTCCCGAGGGGTCCGGCGCTGCCGGATCCGGCCCCGGTGGCACGGGTTCCCCCGCCGCGGGTGATACCGGTGGCGGTGGGGTGCATGCGGCGGCGACGATGCTCGCCGACGGCGCCTCCCTGCAGGCCGGTTTCGCGAGTGCCGGCGGTCCGGGTGCCCACGGTCCCGGCGGCGGTACCGGTGGCCCCGGCGTGCCGCCGCCCGCGCCTCCCGGCCCGCCCGGTGCGCCCAAGCCGCCCGGTCCCCCCGGCGCGCCCAAGCCCCCCGGCCCGCCCGGCAGGCCCACCGCGTCCGCGGGCGGCCGGGGTGCCGGCAGCCCGGACGGTCCGCCTCCGCCCGCCGCACCACCCGCCGCGGGTGGCGCCGGTGGTGGCGGGGTGCATGCGGCGGCGACGATGCTCGCCGACGGTGCGTCCCTGCAGGCCAACCTCGCGGGTGCCGGCGGTCCGGGTGCCCACGGGCCCGGCGGCGGTACCGGCGGCCCCGGTATGCCACCGCCGGCCGGCCCCGTCGCCCCGCCCCAGGCCCCGCCCGGTCAGCCCGCCCCGCCCCCGCCTCCGCAGGGACAGCCCGGACCTCCGCAGGGACCGCCCGGAGCGCAGCAGGGCCCCGGTGCCCCGGCCCCCGGCGGCAGCGGTGCGTACGGCTATCCGCAGGCGCCCAGCGGTCAGCCGACCGTCGGCCCGGGCTATATGGCCGTGCTCAGCTACCGCGCGCCGGACGGCTCCGAGCAGAAGATCGTGCGTCGTTCGGCGCCCGGTACGCCGCATCCGGAGTGGCAGCTGCTGCACGAGCTGCGCGGGATGAACGTTCCCCCGCAGCAGGTGCTGGAGCTGCACACGGAGCTGGAGTGCTGCGATCTGCCGGGTGGCTACTGCGCCCGGATGATCCGGGACACCTGGCCGCAGGTGCGGATCAGCCATACCGCCGCGTACGGCAGGGACCACGCCTCGCGCCAGCAGGGCGTACGGCATCTCGTCGAGCATCAGGGCGAGTTGCACCAGGTCGCGGACGGTCCGGCGCGGCCGGCGCCGGTGCGGGTGCCGTTGCCGCATCCGTCGCAGGTGCAGCCGGTGCCCCCGGTGCCGCCGCAGGCGGTCGGGCAGGAGCTGGAGCAGGCGTTCGGGCCGCAGGGGATCTTCCGTTTCGATCAGCGGGCGGTTTCCCGGCACGGTGTGCCCGAGGTGGTGGCGCAGACGCTGGTGTGCTCCGGGCTGCCGGTCGACTTCGGGCCGTTCTTCTGGGCGCAGGCGCAGCCGCACCGGCCGGTGCCGACGCTGGCGGAGCTGGCGGCGGAGCGGATGGTGCAGCCGGCCTCGGACGCCGGGTCGTATCTGGTGATGGGCAATGACTTCGGCCGTCAGCTGTGTGTGCAGTACGGGACCGCGCACATCGTGGCGGTGCCGATGGAGGCCGGTCCCGGTGGTGCGCCCGCGACGCCGCAGTTCGTGAACTCCGGCCTGCCGGAGTTCGCGCGCTGTCTGGCGATGCTCGGGCGGATGTGGCGGCTGCGGTACGGGCTGACGCCCGAGCAGGCGGGCCGCTGGACCGTCGACTTCCAGGCGCAGCTGGTCGCGCTGGACCCGCCGGCGCTGGGTTCGCCGGAGAACTGGTGGTCGGTGCTCCTGGAGCAGATGTGGGACGGGCTGTTGTAG
- a CDS encoding phospholipase A2: MNTIRTSFGGVVLAGVLALGTAAPALAEAPATAAVTTGPSAVAQQVSVADVAGPAVGGAYRLKKLKSLTSKGQASQDAWFKYLGLYRSGSNYFRFNWSTNGCNSSPEKLPGGYDFTYSCHRHDFGYRNYKTIVGKTAWRRDHKKRIDDVFLQDMRQACQYKPWADPLTPAMRKKMKAACLKTANKYYAAVRVAG; this comes from the coding sequence GTGAACACGATACGGACCTCTTTCGGAGGTGTCGTACTGGCCGGTGTCCTCGCTCTGGGGACGGCGGCACCCGCGCTCGCCGAGGCGCCGGCAACGGCGGCGGTCACGACCGGACCGTCCGCGGTGGCGCAGCAGGTCTCCGTGGCGGACGTGGCCGGTCCCGCGGTCGGCGGGGCGTACCGGCTGAAGAAGCTCAAGTCGCTGACAAGCAAGGGACAGGCGTCCCAGGACGCCTGGTTCAAGTACCTCGGGCTGTACCGCTCGGGCTCGAACTACTTCCGGTTCAACTGGAGCACCAACGGCTGCAACAGCTCGCCGGAGAAGCTGCCGGGCGGCTATGACTTCACCTACTCCTGCCACCGCCACGACTTCGGTTACCGCAACTACAAAACAATTGTGGGGAAGACCGCCTGGCGCAGGGACCACAAGAAGCGCATCGATGATGTATTCCTCCAGGACATGCGCCAGGCCTGCCAGTACAAGCCCTGGGCCGACCCGCTCACCCCGGCGATGCGGAAGAAAATGAAGGCCGCCTGCCTCAAGACCGCGAACAAGTACTACGCCGCGGTCAGGGTTGCCGGCTGA
- a CDS encoding SMI1/KNR4 family protein, producing MTTGRQGLGAHPGPQVVGGTAPPNAAYAGQVVHFPDPVRATRYPAGVRMDARGFPEFSPYARAAAEIAEPPEGFGVDELRLTDYVSANAALHAQGHELWIDVPAVATPHGWTWHHVAGTRRMELIPVEVKALLRHHGGLATAAVAHDRRGTRPLQETRPVHFGLPHRDLSVGEEQVAQAEEALGYRLPGAYRSFLKAAGGCAPVGAALDAELGLLLDQPFFTVRDDAAVNDLIYVNKCLRDHFTKDYLGVAFVQGGVVAVKVRGEALGSVWFCPYDDARDQDGWTVQERVERLLLPCGADFDEFLQRLVGNPPELDTVANLMVDGGFAYAVAVGG from the coding sequence ATGACGACAGGTCGGCAAGGGCTGGGGGCACACCCCGGCCCCCAGGTGGTGGGAGGTACCGCCCCACCGAATGCGGCCTATGCCGGACAGGTCGTGCATTTTCCGGACCCGGTCCGCGCCACGCGGTACCCCGCCGGGGTGCGGATGGACGCCCGCGGTTTCCCGGAGTTCTCGCCGTATGCGCGCGCCGCGGCGGAGATCGCCGAGCCGCCGGAGGGTTTCGGCGTCGACGAGCTGCGGCTGACGGACTATGTGTCGGCGAACGCGGCCCTGCACGCGCAGGGGCACGAGCTGTGGATAGATGTGCCGGCCGTGGCGACGCCGCACGGCTGGACCTGGCATCACGTGGCCGGTACCCGGCGGATGGAGCTGATCCCGGTCGAGGTGAAGGCGCTGTTGCGCCATCACGGCGGGCTGGCGACGGCCGCGGTGGCGCACGACCGGCGTGGTACCCGGCCGCTGCAGGAGACCCGGCCGGTCCATTTCGGGCTGCCGCACCGTGATCTGTCGGTGGGTGAGGAGCAGGTGGCACAGGCCGAGGAGGCGCTGGGCTATCGGCTGCCGGGTGCCTACCGGTCGTTCCTGAAGGCCGCGGGCGGCTGCGCTCCGGTGGGCGCGGCGCTGGATGCGGAGTTGGGGCTGCTGCTCGACCAGCCGTTCTTCACGGTGCGCGACGACGCGGCAGTCAATGACCTGATCTATGTGAACAAGTGCCTGCGGGACCACTTCACCAAGGACTACCTGGGCGTGGCGTTCGTCCAGGGCGGTGTGGTCGCGGTGAAGGTGCGCGGCGAGGCGCTCGGTTCGGTGTGGTTCTGCCCGTACGACGATGCGCGGGACCAGGACGGCTGGACGGTGCAGGAGCGGGTGGAGCGGCTGCTGTTGCCGTGCGGCGCGGATTTCGATGAGTTCCTGCAGCGGCTGGTGGGCAATCCGCCGGAGCTGGACACCGTGGCGAACCTGATGGTCGACGGCGGTTTTGCGTACGCGGTTGCGGTGGGGGGCTGA
- a CDS encoding SUKH-3 domain-containing protein — MPPTTPGPRTPAHDRADSTRFPAAVDVALQEAGWQPGRWDIQQAEHWADTLRGHTSPAGHRHTVFPAAVEAWAEFGDLHITGPGPGRHIAPTPFAINPLHGLHLARTLGDLGRALETDVAPLGREELTTDGTTYGQATLAIDTEGRVYSLDHTGDWYLGPDLDSALGTLVLGTRPSRLGFTSYG, encoded by the coding sequence ATGCCGCCCACCACCCCCGGCCCCCGCACCCCGGCCCACGACCGCGCCGACTCGACCCGCTTCCCCGCCGCCGTCGACGTCGCCCTCCAGGAAGCCGGCTGGCAACCCGGCCGCTGGGACATACAGCAGGCCGAACACTGGGCCGACACCCTCCGCGGCCACACCTCCCCCGCCGGCCACCGCCACACCGTCTTCCCCGCCGCCGTCGAGGCCTGGGCCGAATTCGGCGACCTGCACATCACCGGCCCCGGCCCGGGGCGCCACATCGCCCCCACCCCGTTCGCCATCAACCCCCTGCACGGGCTCCACCTCGCCCGCACCCTCGGCGACCTCGGCCGCGCACTGGAAACCGACGTGGCCCCCCTCGGCCGCGAAGAACTCACCACCGACGGCACCACGTACGGCCAGGCCACTCTCGCCATCGACACCGAAGGCCGCGTCTACAGCCTCGACCACACCGGCGACTGGTACCTGGGCCCCGACCTCGACAGCGCCCTCGGCACGCTGGTACTGGGCACGAGGCCGAGCCGGCTCGGCTTCACGAGTTACGGCTGA
- a CDS encoding cellulose-binding protein, which produces MSASVSPHGFEAVRGRGYRPEDVDRRVTGLSVDRDSCWERAARLTVLSKQMEAELAELRAYLAQQPPQTYESLGSDARLILTTAESEAARLRAEAEQAAEQMRGEAAAHADDVRDAAERAAYALRAEADTRARRTDRAARGEATELAAVAAEDAERLRSEAAEELAEVRRRTAQLLGDQEKRQTEEWEAAGRELVALEAETDRRVAELDARGKALRADARRLYAEAEEAARHRQEDGEDRAAGLLDRARAEAERAERATERILRAHDAEREEVRVHMTHVRNSLAVLTGKAPVGEGGDEGEGSAEGGGGPGAAGTGTATVAAGSGSGPGSDEDDTLETQLPRRRGGPGA; this is translated from the coding sequence ATGAGTGCATCGGTTTCGCCTCACGGGTTCGAGGCCGTACGAGGGCGTGGCTACCGGCCGGAGGATGTGGACCGCCGGGTCACGGGGCTCTCGGTGGACCGCGACTCCTGCTGGGAGCGCGCCGCACGGCTCACCGTCCTGTCCAAGCAGATGGAGGCCGAACTCGCGGAGCTGCGCGCCTATCTGGCGCAGCAGCCGCCGCAGACCTATGAATCGCTCGGCAGCGACGCCCGGCTGATCCTGACGACCGCGGAGTCCGAGGCGGCACGGCTGCGGGCCGAGGCGGAGCAGGCGGCCGAGCAGATGCGCGGCGAGGCCGCCGCCCATGCGGACGACGTCCGGGACGCGGCCGAGCGGGCGGCCTACGCGCTGCGGGCCGAGGCGGACACCCGGGCCCGGCGCACGGACCGGGCGGCCCGCGGGGAGGCCACGGAACTGGCGGCCGTGGCGGCCGAGGACGCCGAACGGCTGCGGAGCGAGGCGGCCGAGGAGCTGGCGGAGGTGCGCCGGCGCACCGCGCAGTTGCTCGGCGACCAGGAGAAGCGGCAGACGGAAGAGTGGGAAGCGGCCGGGCGGGAACTCGTGGCGCTGGAGGCGGAGACGGACCGGCGCGTCGCGGAGCTGGACGCCCGCGGGAAGGCCCTCCGCGCCGACGCCCGGCGGCTGTACGCGGAGGCGGAGGAAGCCGCCCGGCACCGCCAGGAGGACGGCGAGGACCGCGCCGCCGGACTCCTGGACCGGGCTCGGGCGGAGGCGGAACGCGCCGAGCGCGCCACCGAGCGGATCCTGCGCGCACACGACGCGGAGCGCGAAGAGGTACGCGTCCATATGACCCATGTCCGCAACAGCCTGGCGGTGCTCACCGGGAAGGCACCGGTGGGGGAGGGCGGCGACGAGGGCGAGGGGAGCGCGGAGGGTGGCGGAGGGCCCGGAGCCGCCGGCACCGGCACCGCCACCGTCGCTGCGGGTTCCGGCTCCGGTCCCGGCTCCGACGAGGACGACACCCTGGAGACGCAGCTGCCCCGGCGGCGCGGCGGCCCGGGCGCCTGA
- a CDS encoding LCP family protein, with translation MTLLVLAVVVVAIGAWLYVSAGRQLRHRDALAGYPGRPPAGKGTNWLLVGSDSRGALTPQQRRDLHVGNNDVRNTDTIMVLHYGDHGPSLVSLPRDSYVPIPGHGSRKINEAYADGGPQLLTRTVEQATGLRMDRYAEVNFLGFVQVVDALDGVRLCLDKPLRDEKSGADFAAGCRRMNGAQALAYVRARYTDPDGDLGRVKRQRQLLGAVADEMASPDVLLDPSRLQRVLHTSLAALTVDRGADMARVLDMGWSMKQIAGGGGTATTVPVVRPGVMVSGVGSVLQWDEAGARRLFQALRADDRIPTSGDK, from the coding sequence GTGACGCTGCTGGTGCTGGCCGTGGTGGTAGTCGCGATCGGGGCCTGGCTGTACGTCTCGGCGGGCCGGCAGCTGCGGCACCGGGACGCGCTGGCCGGCTATCCGGGGCGGCCGCCCGCGGGCAAGGGCACGAACTGGCTGCTGGTCGGCTCGGACAGCCGCGGCGCGCTGACCCCGCAGCAGCGCAGGGACCTGCACGTCGGCAACAACGACGTGCGGAACACCGACACGATCATGGTGCTGCACTACGGCGATCACGGACCGTCGCTGGTCAGCCTGCCGCGCGACAGCTATGTCCCGATACCCGGCCACGGCAGCCGCAAGATCAACGAGGCCTACGCGGACGGCGGGCCGCAGCTGCTCACCCGAACGGTGGAGCAGGCGACCGGGCTGCGGATGGACCGCTATGCCGAGGTGAACTTCCTGGGGTTCGTGCAGGTCGTGGACGCCCTGGACGGGGTGCGGCTGTGTCTGGACAAGCCGCTGCGGGACGAGAAGTCGGGCGCGGACTTCGCGGCGGGCTGCCGGCGGATGAACGGCGCCCAGGCGCTGGCGTACGTACGGGCCCGGTATACCGACCCCGACGGTGACCTCGGACGGGTGAAGCGCCAGCGGCAATTGCTCGGTGCGGTTGCCGACGAGATGGCGTCCCCGGACGTCCTGCTCGATCCGTCCCGGCTGCAGCGGGTGCTGCACACCTCGCTGGCGGCGCTGACCGTGGACCGGGGCGCCGACATGGCGCGGGTGCTGGATATGGGCTGGTCGATGAAGCAGATCGCCGGGGGCGGCGGGACGGCGACGACGGTTCCGGTGGTACGGCCCGGGGTGATGGTGAGCGGCGTCGGGTCGGTGCTGCAGTGGGACGAAGCCGGGGCGAGGCGGTTGTTCCAGGCGCTGCGCGCAGATGATCGGATTCCGACTTCTGGCGATAAATAA